Genomic DNA from Panthera leo isolate Ple1 chromosome A1, P.leo_Ple1_pat1.1, whole genome shotgun sequence:
AAGAATAAGTTTTTCGGCTTTTCTAAAGTAAAAGGGAAAACTTAACCAGTGTGATACACCAGAGTTATTAAGACCACTGCCTGTGCTCAGTAAAgccagtgctttttttttttttttttttaaaccttacaGTGTTGTCCTACATGAAGGTCATAGGATGTAAAACATAATGTTTGAAATACGATATGATATATGGCATACATAACCTGATTATGTAAAAACATATACCTAGCATCCCCTGTGTACTTCTATAATCTATAAAATCAGatgattcagtttcatttttgttggttgttctcttttttccccaacagAATTTGCCATTTTCAGTGGAAAACAAGTGGCGGTTACTTGTTATGATGACTATGTACTTTGGTTCTGGATTTGCTGCACCTTTTTTTATAGTAAGACACCAGCTGCTTAAGAAATAAGGATGTTTTAATTAATCCATTAAACAGGTAATTAATGGATTTCTAatcttaaaacattg
This window encodes:
- the LOC122200966 gene encoding cytochrome c oxidase subunit 7C, mitochondrial, with amino-acid sequence MLGQSIRRFTTSVVRRSHYEEGPGKNLPFSVENKWRLLVMMTMYFGSGFAAPFFIVRHQLLKK